Proteins encoded within one genomic window of Pseudomonas cannabina:
- a CDS encoding phosphoribosylanthranilate isomerase has protein sequence MSAVRSKICGITRIEDALAAVEAGADAIGLVFYPKSSRAVTIQQARAIIAALPPFVTTVGLFVNASRCELNETLEAVALDLLQFHGDETPEECDGYHRPYIKALRVKAGDDIAQACRAYRNARGVLLDTYVEGFPGGTGETFDWALIPDDLDKPVILAGGLTSANVAQAIAQVRPYAVDVSGGVEKSKGIKDREKILAFMSTVQGV, from the coding sequence ATGTCAGCCGTTCGCAGCAAGATCTGCGGGATTACCCGCATAGAAGATGCTCTGGCCGCCGTCGAGGCGGGGGCTGACGCCATTGGGTTGGTGTTTTACCCCAAAAGCTCGCGGGCGGTGACGATCCAGCAGGCGCGCGCGATCATTGCTGCCTTGCCGCCGTTCGTGACCACCGTCGGCCTGTTCGTCAATGCCAGTCGCTGCGAACTCAACGAAACGCTGGAGGCTGTCGCGCTGGATCTGTTGCAGTTTCATGGCGATGAAACGCCAGAAGAATGTGACGGTTATCATCGCCCTTACATCAAGGCCTTGCGGGTCAAGGCGGGTGACGACATTGCCCAGGCCTGCCGCGCCTATCGCAATGCGCGGGGTGTGCTGCTCGACACCTATGTCGAAGGCTTCCCCGGCGGCACTGGCGAAACCTTTGACTGGGCGCTGATTCCGGACGATCTGGACAAACCGGTCATTCTGGCAGGCGGGCTGACCTCGGCCAACGTGGCTCAGGCCATTGCTCAGGTCCGGCCCTATGCGGTGGACGTCAGCGGCGGAGTGGAAAAGAGCAAGGGCATCAAGGATCGCGAAAAGATCCTCGCGTTCATGAGCACGGTGCAGGGCGTCTGA
- the accD gene encoding acetyl-CoA carboxylase, carboxyltransferase subunit beta: MSNWLVDKLIPSIMRSEVKKSSVPEGLWHKCPSCEAVLYRPELEKTLDVCPKCNHHMRIGARARLNIFLDVEGRAELGADLEPVDRLKFRDGKKYKDRLTAAQKQTGEKDALISMSGTLLGMPVVAAAFEFSFMGGSMGAIVGERFVRAANYALENRCPMICFAASGGARMQEALISLMQMAKTSAVLARLREEGLPFISVLTDPVYGGVSASLAMLGDVIVAEPKALIGFAGPRVIEQTVREKLPEGFQRSEFLLDHGAIDMIIARSELRPRLGNLLAQMMNLPTPRFVAPVIEPIVVPPAPASI; the protein is encoded by the coding sequence ATGAGCAACTGGTTGGTAGACAAACTGATCCCATCGATCATGCGTTCCGAGGTCAAGAAAAGCTCGGTTCCTGAAGGTCTTTGGCACAAATGCCCATCCTGCGAAGCGGTGCTCTATCGCCCTGAGCTGGAAAAGACCCTGGACGTCTGCCCCAAGTGCAACCACCACATGCGTATCGGCGCGCGCGCGCGTCTGAACATCTTCCTCGATGTCGAAGGCCGTGCCGAACTGGGCGCTGACCTGGAGCCGGTGGACCGTCTGAAATTTCGTGACGGCAAGAAATACAAGGACCGCCTGACCGCAGCCCAGAAGCAGACCGGCGAGAAAGACGCGCTGATCTCGATGAGCGGCACCCTGCTGGGCATGCCGGTGGTCGCAGCGGCGTTCGAGTTCTCCTTCATGGGCGGTTCGATGGGCGCCATTGTGGGTGAGCGTTTCGTTCGCGCCGCCAACTACGCGCTGGAAAATCGCTGCCCGATGATCTGTTTCGCCGCCTCCGGTGGTGCGCGCATGCAGGAAGCCCTGATCTCGCTGATGCAAATGGCCAAGACTTCCGCAGTGCTGGCGCGTCTTCGCGAAGAGGGGCTGCCATTCATTTCCGTACTTACCGATCCGGTTTACGGCGGCGTTTCTGCGAGTCTGGCGATGCTGGGTGACGTTATCGTTGCCGAACCCAAGGCGCTGATCGGTTTCGCTGGTCCTCGCGTCATCGAACAGACCGTTCGCGAGAAGCTGCCTGAAGGCTTCCAGCGCAGCGAGTTCCTGCTGGATCATGGCGCCATCGACATGATCATCGCGCGCAGCGAGCTTCGTCCACGTCTGGGCAACCTGTTGGCGCAGATGATGAACCTGCCCACGCCGCGCTTCGTTGCGCCTGTCATCGAGCCGATCGTCGTACCGCCAGCTCCGGCCTCGATATGA
- the folC gene encoding bifunctional tetrahydrofolate synthase/dihydrofolate synthase has translation MTPVTLGDWIAYLEQLHPSAIDMGLDRSRQVAQQLGLTRPAPRVITVTGTNGKGSTCAFIAALLQAQGLKTGVYSSPHLVRYNERVKVQGVEATDAELCEAFAAVEAARDGVTLTYFEMGTLAAFWLFEQAQLDAVVLEVGLGGRLDAVNLIDADFALVTSIGVDHAEWLGDSRESVAFEKAGIFRSARPALCGDPAPPEPLLEKARELGCPLLLRGADFDLTVGPDSWDWRGVAHGEQVELRGLPLLDLPMQNAALALQLYALLGYPLESAALGQVLARTRLAGRLDRRIFHWQGKRLNLLLDVGHNPHAAQFLHQRLTQLPIVGKRYAVFGLLSDKDLAGVVAPLVSVIDKWAVAALPTPRSRPAEALQAALQNLGACVTSYQSIAPALEAQCAHATADDEILLFGSFYCVAEALEWLALHTDEEAANGFAG, from the coding sequence ATGACCCCTGTAACCCTGGGCGACTGGATCGCCTATCTGGAGCAACTGCATCCATCGGCCATCGACATGGGGCTGGATCGCTCGCGACAGGTAGCGCAGCAGTTGGGCCTGACCAGGCCTGCTCCCAGGGTCATCACTGTCACCGGCACCAATGGCAAAGGCTCGACCTGCGCTTTTATCGCCGCGTTGCTGCAAGCCCAAGGGCTGAAAACCGGGGTTTACAGCTCGCCGCATCTGGTTCGCTACAACGAGCGGGTAAAGGTGCAGGGTGTCGAAGCAACCGATGCCGAGTTGTGCGAAGCCTTTGCAGCCGTCGAGGCAGCGCGTGATGGCGTCACCCTGACGTACTTCGAAATGGGCACGCTGGCAGCCTTCTGGCTGTTCGAGCAGGCTCAGCTTGACGCCGTGGTGCTGGAAGTTGGCCTGGGCGGTCGTCTGGACGCGGTGAACCTGATTGACGCGGATTTCGCGCTGGTGACCAGTATCGGTGTCGATCATGCCGAGTGGCTGGGTGATAGCCGCGAATCGGTTGCGTTCGAAAAAGCCGGTATTTTTCGGTCTGCACGCCCCGCGCTGTGCGGTGATCCGGCTCCACCCGAGCCGCTGCTGGAGAAGGCCCGAGAACTGGGCTGCCCGCTGTTGCTGCGCGGCGCGGATTTCGACCTGACCGTGGGTCCGGACAGTTGGGACTGGCGCGGCGTCGCGCATGGCGAACAGGTTGAACTGCGAGGTTTGCCGTTGCTCGATCTGCCCATGCAGAATGCCGCGCTGGCCCTCCAGTTGTATGCTCTCTTGGGCTATCCGCTGGAGTCCGCCGCGTTGGGGCAGGTGCTGGCCCGCACGCGGCTTGCCGGGCGCCTTGATCGCCGCATCTTCCACTGGCAGGGCAAGCGCCTCAATCTGCTTCTGGACGTGGGCCACAATCCGCATGCCGCGCAGTTTCTGCACCAGCGTCTGACGCAGCTCCCGATTGTCGGCAAGCGCTACGCCGTGTTCGGTCTGCTGAGTGACAAGGACCTTGCAGGCGTGGTCGCTCCTCTGGTGTCTGTCATCGACAAATGGGCCGTCGCGGCGCTGCCCACTCCGCGCAGCAGGCCTGCCGAAGCGTTGCAGGCGGCGTTGCAGAACCTTGGCGCCTGCGTGACGTCCTATCAGAGTATTGCGCCAGCATTGGAGGCTCAGTGCGCGCACGCCACGGCCGATGATGAAATTCTGCTGTTCGGATCTTTTTACTGTGTTGCCGAGGCCCTTGAATGGCTGGCCCTGCACACCGACGAGGAAGCTGCAAATGGCTTTGCTGGATAA
- a CDS encoding SPOR domain-containing protein: MALLDNVVKQRMVGALVLIAVAVIFLPMLFTREDETRHVQVEAPSAPQAPATSQVRVDPVPVPEPQVLPQEPVPGDDTASNQPPAMPIAPAPAQSTPAQSAPPVTSAPAQKPVVKPTPAAAPSAPSPAPAAPAKPAKPAASAGVDANGLSISWSVQLASMSNRANADNLQKTLRTQGYNAYIRTADGVNRVFVGPLIERAEADRLRDQLDKQQKLKGIVVRFQPERG; the protein is encoded by the coding sequence ATGGCTTTGCTGGATAACGTAGTCAAGCAGCGGATGGTTGGAGCGCTGGTGTTGATCGCTGTGGCGGTCATCTTTCTACCCATGCTCTTCACGCGTGAAGATGAAACGCGTCACGTGCAGGTCGAAGCGCCTTCGGCGCCTCAGGCTCCGGCGACGTCACAGGTGCGCGTCGATCCTGTTCCGGTTCCGGAACCACAGGTACTGCCTCAGGAGCCGGTCCCCGGCGACGATACGGCGAGCAATCAGCCACCCGCGATGCCGATCGCCCCGGCGCCAGCCCAGTCGACACCCGCCCAGTCAGCGCCGCCGGTAACTTCGGCACCCGCGCAGAAACCGGTGGTCAAGCCGACTCCGGCAGCAGCGCCGTCCGCTCCGTCGCCCGCACCGGCTGCTCCTGCCAAGCCTGCCAAGCCTGCCGCATCGGCTGGCGTTGATGCCAACGGCCTGTCGATCAGTTGGTCGGTGCAGCTGGCGAGCATGTCCAATCGCGCCAATGCCGATAACCTGCAAAAAACCTTGCGTACGCAGGGCTACAATGCCTACATCCGTACAGCTGATGGCGTGAACCGGGTGTTCGTCGGGCCGTTGATCGAGCGTGCCGAGGCTGATCGTCTGCGTGATCAACTGGATAAACAGCAGAAGCTCAAAGGGATTGTTGTGCGCTTTCAACCCGAGCGTGGCTGA
- a CDS encoding CvpA family protein produces the protein MPFTPVDWAILGIVAISALISLKRGFVKEALSLTTWIIAGVVAWMFGAGLSQYLVNYIETPSARVIASCTILFVATLLVGAMVNFLIGELIRVTGLSGTDRFLGMVFGAARGGLLVVVAVGLLSLGPVQQDQWWQQSRLVPQFLMVADWSKNLILGMSSKWLASGISVPADLPFKEQILPSTPPQDVFGKSSSTK, from the coding sequence GTGCCATTTACTCCGGTTGACTGGGCAATTCTGGGAATTGTCGCCATCTCCGCCCTGATCAGTCTGAAACGCGGCTTCGTCAAAGAAGCACTGTCGTTGACGACGTGGATCATTGCAGGTGTAGTGGCCTGGATGTTTGGCGCGGGGCTGTCGCAGTATCTGGTCAATTACATAGAAACACCTTCGGCCCGCGTCATCGCGAGCTGCACCATCCTTTTCGTCGCCACCTTGCTGGTGGGCGCCATGGTCAACTTTCTTATTGGCGAACTGATTCGCGTCACCGGGCTTTCCGGGACCGATCGTTTTCTCGGCATGGTCTTCGGCGCAGCGCGCGGAGGTCTGCTTGTCGTTGTAGCGGTGGGGCTGTTGAGCCTCGGGCCGGTGCAACAGGATCAATGGTGGCAGCAGTCCAGGCTGGTGCCGCAATTTCTCATGGTCGCTGACTGGTCGAAAAACCTGATTCTCGGGATGTCCAGCAAGTGGCTTGCCAGCGGCATCAGCGTACCCGCTGATCTGCCGTTCAAGGAACAGATCCTGCCGTCTACACCACCGCAGGATGTGTTCGGTAAATCCAGTTCCACTAAGTAG
- the purF gene encoding amidophosphoribosyltransferase produces MCGIVGIVGKSNVNQALYDALTVLQHRGQDAAGIVTSHDGRLFLRKDNGLVRDVFHQRHMQRLVGHMGIGHVRYPTAGSSTSAEAQPFYVNSPYGITLAHNGNLTNVEQLAKEIYESDLRHVNTNSDSEVLLNVFAHELAVRGKLQPTEEDIFAAVTDVHNRCRGGYAVVAMITGYGIVGFRDPDAIRPIVFGQRHTDEGVEYMIASESVSLDVLGFTLIRDLAPGEAVYITEDGKLFTRQCAANPKYAPCIFEHVYLARPDSIIDGISVYKARLRMGEKLADKILRERPDHDIDVVIPIPDTSRTAALELANHLGVKFREGFVKNRYIGRTFIMPGQAARKKSVRQKLNAIELEFRGKNVMLVDDSIVRGTTCKQIIQMAREAGAKNVYFCSAAPAVRYPNVYGIDMPSAHELIAHNRSTQDVADLIGADWLVYQDLNDLIEAVSGSKKIKIDNFDCSVFDGKYVTGDIDEHYLNRIEHARNDASKVKTQAVSAIIDLYNN; encoded by the coding sequence ATGTGTGGCATCGTCGGTATCGTCGGCAAGTCGAACGTCAATCAGGCGCTGTATGACGCGCTTACCGTCCTCCAGCACCGCGGCCAGGACGCTGCCGGTATCGTAACCAGCCATGACGGCCGGTTATTTCTGCGCAAGGACAACGGGCTGGTGCGTGATGTGTTTCATCAGCGCCATATGCAGCGTCTGGTCGGGCACATGGGCATTGGCCATGTGCGTTATCCCACAGCGGGCAGTTCGACTTCGGCCGAAGCCCAGCCGTTTTACGTCAACTCGCCTTACGGCATCACGTTGGCGCACAACGGCAATCTGACCAACGTCGAGCAACTGGCCAAGGAGATTTACGAATCCGACCTGCGCCATGTGAACACCAATTCCGATTCGGAAGTGCTGCTCAATGTGTTCGCCCATGAACTGGCCGTGCGCGGCAAGTTGCAGCCGACCGAAGAAGATATCTTCGCCGCCGTGACCGACGTGCACAATCGCTGCCGTGGCGGTTATGCCGTCGTGGCGATGATCACCGGTTATGGCATCGTCGGCTTCCGTGATCCGGACGCCATTCGTCCCATCGTGTTCGGCCAGCGTCACACCGACGAAGGCGTCGAGTACATGATTGCCTCGGAAAGCGTCTCGCTGGACGTGCTGGGTTTCACCCTGATCCGCGATCTGGCACCGGGCGAAGCGGTTTACATCACTGAAGACGGCAAGCTGTTTACCCGTCAGTGCGCGGCCAACCCGAAATACGCGCCGTGCATCTTCGAACACGTCTATCTGGCGCGCCCGGATTCGATCATCGACGGCATCTCGGTCTACAAAGCACGCCTGCGTATGGGCGAGAAGCTGGCCGACAAGATCCTGCGCGAGCGTCCGGATCACGACATCGACGTGGTTATCCCGATTCCGGACACCAGCCGCACCGCTGCGCTGGAACTGGCCAACCACCTCGGCGTCAAGTTCCGCGAAGGGTTCGTCAAGAACCGTTACATCGGCCGTACCTTCATCATGCCGGGGCAGGCTGCGCGCAAGAAATCCGTGCGTCAGAAGCTCAACGCCATCGAACTGGAGTTCCGCGGCAAGAACGTCATGCTGGTGGATGACTCGATCGTTCGCGGCACCACCTGCAAGCAGATTATTCAGATGGCCCGCGAAGCCGGTGCCAAGAATGTCTACTTCTGCTCGGCTGCCCCGGCAGTGCGTTACCCCAACGTCTACGGCATCGATATGCCGAGTGCGCACGAGCTGATCGCTCACAACCGTTCCACCCAGGACGTGGCCGACCTCATCGGTGCCGACTGGCTGGTCTATCAGGACCTGAACGACCTGATCGAGGCGGTCAGCGGCAGCAAGAAGATCAAGATCGACAACTTCGATTGCTCGGTTTTCGACGGCAAGTATGTAACGGGCGATATCGACGAGCATTACCTGAACCGGATCGAGCATGCGCGTAACGATGCTTCCAAGGTCAAGACCCAGGCTGTGAGCGCGATCATCGATCTGTACAACAACTAA
- a CDS encoding O-succinylhomoserine sulfhydrylase, translating to MTQEWDAGRLDSDLEGVGFDTLAVRAGQHRTPEGEHGDPMFFTSSYVFRTAADAAARFAGEVPGNVYSRYTNPTVRSFEERIAALEGAEQAVATATGMAATLAVVMSLCSAGDHVLVSRSVFGSTISLFDKYFKRFGIEVDYVPLADLGGWDAAIKSNTKMLFVESPSNPLAELVDIAGLAEIAHAKGTMLIVDNCFCTPALQQPLLLGADIVVHSATKFIDGQGRCMGGVVAGRSEQMKEVVGFLRTAGPTLSPFNAWIFLKGLETLNLRMRAHCANAQALAEWLEQQDGIEKVHYAGLKSHPQHELAQRQQKGFGAVVSFEVKGGKDGAWRFIDATRLISITANLGDSKTTITHPSTTSHGRLAPQEREAAGIRDSLIRVAVGLEDVADLQADLARGLAAL from the coding sequence ATGACTCAGGAATGGGATGCAGGTCGGCTGGACAGCGACCTTGAAGGCGTGGGCTTCGATACCCTCGCCGTACGTGCCGGGCAGCACCGCACACCGGAAGGTGAACATGGCGACCCCATGTTCTTCACTTCCAGCTACGTATTCCGCACGGCTGCCGATGCTGCGGCGCGGTTTGCCGGCGAGGTGCCGGGCAACGTCTACTCGCGTTACACCAATCCGACCGTGCGCTCTTTCGAAGAGCGTATTGCTGCGCTTGAGGGCGCCGAGCAGGCGGTCGCGACGGCCACCGGCATGGCCGCGACGCTGGCCGTGGTCATGAGCCTGTGCAGTGCGGGAGACCACGTGCTGGTGTCGCGCAGCGTGTTTGGCTCGACCATCAGCCTGTTCGACAAGTATTTCAAGCGGTTCGGCATCGAGGTGGATTACGTTCCGCTGGCTGATCTGGGCGGCTGGGACGCGGCGATAAAGTCCAATACGAAAATGTTGTTCGTCGAATCGCCGTCCAACCCGCTGGCCGAACTGGTGGACATCGCTGGTCTGGCCGAGATCGCGCATGCCAAGGGCACGATGCTGATCGTCGATAACTGCTTTTGCACGCCGGCCTTGCAGCAGCCGCTGCTGCTGGGTGCCGACATCGTGGTGCATTCGGCGACCAAGTTCATCGACGGCCAGGGGCGTTGCATGGGCGGTGTGGTTGCCGGTCGCAGCGAGCAGATGAAAGAAGTGGTCGGTTTCCTGCGCACGGCCGGGCCGACGCTGAGCCCGTTCAATGCCTGGATCTTCCTCAAAGGCCTCGAAACCCTGAACCTGCGCATGCGCGCTCATTGCGCCAATGCACAGGCGCTGGCCGAGTGGCTGGAGCAGCAGGACGGTATCGAAAAGGTCCATTATGCCGGGCTCAAGAGCCATCCGCAGCACGAGCTGGCCCAGCGTCAGCAGAAGGGCTTCGGTGCGGTCGTGAGCTTTGAGGTCAAGGGTGGCAAGGACGGCGCATGGCGTTTTATCGATGCCACGCGCCTGATCTCGATCACCGCCAACCTGGGCGACAGCAAAACCACTATCACCCACCCGAGCACTACGTCCCATGGCCGCCTGGCGCCGCAAGAACGTGAAGCGGCCGGAATACGTGACAGCCTGATTCGCGTGGCGGTGGGCCTTGAAGACGTCGCCGACCTTCAGGCGGACCTTGCGCGTGGCCTGGCTGCGTTGTGA
- a CDS encoding SDR family oxidoreductase — protein sequence MVTGAARGIGLGIAAWLIAEGWQVVLTDLDRARGAKVATVLGENALFIGMDVASEEQVAQGVAEVLRKFGRLDALVCNAAIADPHNTTLESLELSHWNRVLAVNLSGPMLLAKHCAPYLRAHCGSIVNLTSTRARQSEPDTEAYAASKGGLKALTHALAISLGPEIRVNAVSPGWIDARDPSLRRAEPLSETDHAQHPAGRVGTVEDVAAMVAWLLSRNAGFVTGQEFVVDGGMTRKMVYAE from the coding sequence TTGGTGACCGGTGCCGCTCGCGGTATCGGTCTGGGTATTGCCGCCTGGCTGATTGCCGAGGGCTGGCAAGTGGTCCTGACCGATCTGGATCGTGCCCGGGGCGCGAAGGTTGCGACTGTGCTAGGCGAAAATGCCTTGTTCATCGGCATGGACGTTGCCAGTGAAGAGCAGGTGGCACAAGGCGTAGCCGAAGTGCTCAGGAAGTTCGGGCGGCTGGATGCGCTGGTGTGCAACGCGGCGATTGCCGATCCGCACAACACCACGCTGGAAAGCCTGGAGCTGTCGCACTGGAATCGGGTGCTGGCGGTCAATCTGAGTGGTCCGATGCTGCTGGCCAAGCACTGCGCGCCGTACTTGCGCGCGCATTGCGGCAGCATCGTCAACCTGACGTCCACGCGTGCCAGGCAGTCCGAGCCTGATACCGAGGCCTATGCGGCCAGCAAGGGCGGCCTGAAGGCCCTGACGCATGCATTGGCAATCAGTCTTGGGCCTGAGATTAGGGTCAACGCGGTCAGCCCCGGCTGGATCGACGCGCGCGATCCTTCGCTGCGTCGCGCCGAGCCGCTGTCCGAGACCGATCACGCCCAGCACCCTGCGGGTAGGGTCGGGACGGTGGAAGACGTTGCGGCAATGGTGGCCTGGTTGCTGTCGCGCAACGCAGGTTTTGTTACGGGTCAGGAATTCGTTGTCGACGGCGGGATGACCAGAAAGATGGTGTATGCCGAGTAG
- a CDS encoding IS1182-like element ISPsy6 family transposase, with translation MAYIQGESRSQTSLFPVSLEELIPEDHLVRVIDLYVARLDLVQLGFDKAIPKSTGRPAYDPADQLKLYLYGYFQRIRSSRRLEAECQRNIEVMWLINRLKPDFKTIADFRKNNKPAFIATCRAFVRFCRTAGLIAGELVAIDGSKFQAVASSRRHVNLKQLKRQEEKLDKRIAQYLAELDEADKAETTDSIDRSAIKVALAQLEARQQDNQSCQALMRSMGIEQFNTHESDARMMRTAKGPRVAYNVQTVVDAEHCLILHHEVTQDGDDRKQLEPMAKAAKAELQQDDLTVTADAGYSNGKQFQACEDASITAYVPPNRSKNPGSQEEQLFERKDFIYETGHDRFQCPAGKWLTLKQHNKGDRIYQAEVDDCANCALKTQCTRARRRYVSRHAHEEAFERMEQRMQAHPEMMANRRSIVEHPFGNLKQWLFGNGRFLLRQLEGTKAEMALAVNAYNLKRAIKVLGVRHLMALMG, from the coding sequence ATGGCCTACATCCAAGGTGAGTCCCGCAGCCAGACCAGCCTATTCCCGGTCTCGCTGGAAGAGTTGATCCCCGAGGATCACCTCGTTCGTGTCATTGACCTGTACGTTGCCAGGCTCGATCTGGTGCAACTGGGCTTCGATAAAGCGATTCCAAAAAGCACGGGGCGCCCTGCTTATGATCCCGCCGATCAGCTAAAACTCTACCTCTACGGCTATTTTCAGCGGATTCGCTCATCGCGACGTCTTGAAGCCGAGTGTCAGCGCAACATCGAAGTGATGTGGCTGATCAACCGGCTCAAGCCCGACTTCAAGACCATCGCCGATTTTCGCAAGAACAATAAACCCGCCTTCATCGCGACCTGCCGTGCTTTCGTTCGGTTTTGTCGCACGGCAGGCTTGATCGCCGGTGAGTTGGTGGCCATCGACGGCAGCAAGTTTCAGGCGGTCGCATCCTCACGGCGTCATGTGAATTTGAAGCAGCTCAAGCGCCAGGAAGAAAAACTGGATAAGCGCATCGCTCAGTATCTGGCCGAGCTGGATGAGGCCGACAAGGCTGAAACCACAGATTCAATTGATCGCAGCGCAATCAAGGTAGCCCTGGCACAGCTTGAGGCTCGACAACAGGATAATCAGAGTTGCCAGGCACTGATGCGTTCGATGGGCATCGAGCAGTTCAACACCCATGAAAGCGATGCCCGAATGATGCGCACGGCCAAAGGGCCACGTGTGGCCTACAACGTGCAAACCGTCGTGGACGCCGAGCATTGCCTGATTTTGCATCATGAGGTCACCCAAGATGGCGATGACCGAAAGCAACTGGAGCCGATGGCCAAGGCCGCCAAAGCAGAGTTACAGCAAGATGATCTGACGGTCACTGCCGATGCCGGCTACTCCAATGGCAAGCAGTTTCAGGCCTGCGAGGATGCTTCGATTACGGCCTATGTACCGCCCAATCGTTCGAAAAACCCTGGCAGTCAGGAAGAGCAGCTCTTTGAGCGAAAAGACTTTATCTATGAGACCGGACACGATCGTTTCCAGTGTCCGGCAGGCAAATGGTTAACGCTAAAACAGCACAACAAAGGTGATCGGATCTATCAGGCTGAGGTCGATGACTGCGCCAACTGCGCGCTGAAAACGCAATGCACTCGAGCCCGGCGCCGTTATGTCTCACGACATGCCCATGAAGAGGCTTTCGAGCGGATGGAGCAAAGAATGCAGGCGCATCCTGAGATGATGGCCAACCGAAGATCCATCGTTGAGCACCCCTTCGGCAACCTCAAGCAATGGCTATTTGGTAATGGCCGTTTCTTGCTGCGACAACTGGAGGGTACAAAAGCTGAAATGGCCTTGGCGGTGAATGCCTATAACCTGAAACGAGCGATTAAAGTGCTCGGTGTGCGCCATCTGATGGCTTTGATGGGCTGA
- a CDS encoding DUF2242 domain-containing protein yields MFTLLNLRTAFWAAVLLTAAGCSSPKQAIYDHEHFDDAGTFSRSYPATDLAYCEAGRRALLSQGYIITSSDPKMVAGRKSFQQTGDTHIEISFNLVCAADMKDGNSTMFANALQDRYALKKTNNSASLGVGVLGSVSMPIGSTDDSMVKVASETVSSAKFYERFFGLVENFLPPEVKKAAHIVEKPKADLGVPDTAPAAATEPAKAAEPAKLAPTPKEAAPKTEPALEPAASEPMPAPTEPASFKAETIEKPAAEPAESTTPAPVEPTPAQ; encoded by the coding sequence ATGTTTACGTTATTGAACCTTCGTACCGCATTCTGGGCCGCTGTCCTGTTGACGGCAGCCGGCTGCTCATCGCCGAAACAGGCGATTTATGATCACGAGCACTTCGACGACGCCGGGACGTTCTCGCGCAGTTATCCAGCGACTGACCTTGCGTATTGCGAGGCGGGGCGACGTGCCTTACTGAGTCAGGGTTACATCATCACCAGCAGCGACCCGAAGATGGTCGCCGGTCGCAAGAGTTTTCAGCAGACGGGTGATACCCACATCGAGATCAGCTTCAATCTGGTGTGCGCGGCCGACATGAAAGATGGCAATTCCACCATGTTCGCCAACGCCTTGCAGGACCGTTACGCACTGAAGAAGACCAATAACTCGGCAAGCCTCGGGGTCGGGGTGTTGGGTTCGGTGTCGATGCCAATTGGCTCCACCGATGATTCGATGGTCAAGGTGGCCAGCGAGACGGTGTCGTCGGCGAAGTTTTACGAGCGCTTTTTCGGTCTGGTAGAAAACTTCCTGCCGCCGGAAGTGAAAAAGGCTGCGCACATTGTAGAGAAGCCCAAAGCCGATCTTGGCGTTCCAGACACCGCGCCTGCTGCGGCTACGGAACCGGCCAAAGCCGCTGAGCCTGCCAAGCTGGCGCCTACGCCTAAAGAAGCGGCACCCAAGACCGAGCCCGCCTTAGAGCCTGCCGCAAGTGAACCCATGCCTGCGCCAACCGAGCCAGCGTCTTTCAAGGCTGAAACCATCGAAAAGCCAGCGGCAGAGCCTGCAGAAAGCACCACGCCCGCGCCAGTCGAGCCTACGCCTGCGCAGTAG